The following proteins come from a genomic window of Anopheles ziemanni chromosome 3, idAnoZiCoDA_A2_x.2, whole genome shotgun sequence:
- the LOC131286374 gene encoding DNA replication complex GINS protein PSF1-like: MTSDKGFELIREFERSTDPIPAFNDDGVRSVLEDISKIYQENYAHAITFNETRDRKFLPLVLYRHKLIQRQKRCVLAYLANRLFRLKALRWHVGATLPPEIKACINEPESLWFNKYSKILAEYMASIHDGYGLNLTNDIKPPKSLYIEVRCLTDYGKFELENGEIILLKKNSQHYLPKLQCEQLIRQGILQHIT, translated from the exons ATGACTTCCGATAAAGGGTTCGAATTGATAAGAGAGTTTGAAAGGTCAACCGACCCTATCCCCGCATTTAAT GATGATGGCGTTCGATCGGTTCTGGAGGATATTTCAAAGATCTACCAAGAAAACTATGCTCATGC CATAACCTTCAATGAAACTCGTGACCGCAAGTTCCTTCCACTGGTCCTGTACCGGCACAAGCTGATTCAACGCCAAAAACGGTGCGTCCTGGCATATCTTGCGAACCGGCTGTTTCGACTGAAAGCCCTCCGGTGGCATGTCGGTGCTACGCTTCCTCCAGAGATTAAGGCGTGCATTAACGAACCGGAATCTTTGTGGTTCAACAAGTACTCGAAAATACTCGCCGAATACATGGCCTCTATCCACGACGGGTATGGATTAAACCTCACAAATGACATCAAACCACCGAAATCGCTGTACATCGAGGTTCGCTGCCTGACTGATTATGGAAAGTTCGAGCTCGAGAATGGCGAAATCATTTTGTTGAAGAAGAACAGCCAGCATTACTTACCGAAGCTGCAGTGCGAACAATTGATTCGGCAGGGAATTTTGCAACACATTACTTAA
- the LOC131286373 gene encoding peroxisome biogenesis factor 2, whose amino-acid sequence MKTNFVPRVNQLDSIQLDSEIQNLLRQQIQNILQCLPPGLLSHLQPEINFVLNSALWNFSLPKSYATFGQQMLSIAYEKDQLPSAKLGLHYLLTTLLPYIKESCQFRLTSWSLLQRVLSVVENALVLFNLLNFFKFLKSGKQPSLVDCLLRINHRSLDGAKRRTIGYSYMTRELVWAGFMELLGFTIPFINYHSLKRKLRNALRLDPYQQPVERVELTSESKCAYCNERVILPHHMGCSHVFCYYCLKGNQLADEGFECNVCDYRSDSFKKVLVL is encoded by the exons ATGAAAACTAACTTTGTGCCTCGCGTTAATCAG TTGGACTCCATTCAACTGGACAGCGAAATACAGAACCTGCTGCGGCAACAAATTCAAAACATCCTCCAGTGTCTACCG CCAGGCCTTTTAAGTCACCTTCAACCGGAGATAAACTTTGTGCTCAACTCGGCGCTATGGAACTTTTCTCTTCCCAAGTCGTATGCAACGTTCGGCCAGCAAATGTTGTCGATAGCATACGAAAAAGACCAATTACCCTCGGCAAAGCTGGGTCTTCACTACCTGCTAACGACGTTGCTTCCCTATATTAAGGAAAGTTGCCAATTCCGTCTAACCAGTTGGTCGCTGCTGCAACGAGTTCTTTCTGTAGTGGAAAATGCGCTCGTTTTGTTCAATCTGTTGAATTTCTTCAAGTTCCTTAAATCAGGCAAACAACCATCGCTGGTGGACTGTTTGCTGCGCATCAACCACCGTTCTCTGGACGGCGCAAAGCGTCGAACTATCGGATACTCCTACATGACGCGCGAGTTGGTTTGGGCCGGGTTTATGGAGTTGCTGGGATTCACCATACCGTTTATCAACTACCATTCGTTGAAGCGAAAGTTAAGAAACGCCCTACGGCTTGACCCGTACCAGCAGCCTGTCGAGCGGGTTGAACTGACCTCGGAAAGCAAATGCGCTTACTGCAACGAACGTGTTATCCTTCCTCACCACATGGGTTGCAGTCATGTGTTCTGTTACTATTGCCTTAAGGGCAATCAATTAGCTGACGAGGGATTCGAATGTAACGTCTGTGACTACCGGAGCGATTCGTTTAAGAAAGTTTTAGTTTTGTAG
- the LOC131287341 gene encoding protein transport protein Sec61 subunit gamma, giving the protein MDQFAKFYEPGRSFAKDSIRLIKRCTKPDRREFQKIAIATAIGFCIMGFIGFFVKLIHIPINNIIVGS; this is encoded by the coding sequence ATGGATCAATTCGCAAAGTTCTACGAACCAGGCCGCTCGTTCGCCAAGGATTCCATCCGACTAATTAAGCGCTGCACTAAACCCGACCGTCGCGAGTTCCAGAAGATCGCTATTGCCACCGCTATCGGATTCTGCATCATGGGATTCATCGGTTTCTTCGTGAAACTGATACACATCCCGATCAACAACATCATCGTCGGTTCATAA